The following are encoded together in the Serratia sp. UGAL515B_01 genome:
- the argE gene encoding acetylornithine deacetylase, giving the protein MKLPPFIELYRALIETKSISATDGALDQSNEALINLLAGWFHDLGFRVDVQPVPGTRNKFNLLASIGEGSGGLLLAGHTDTVPYDEGRWTRDPFTLTEHDNKLYGLGTADMKGFFAFILDVVRDIDASKLTKPLYILATADEETTMAGARYFAASNKVRPDFAIIGEPTSLKPVRAHKGHISNAIRIVGKSGHSSDPARGVNAIDLMHESIGHLMELRKTLQERYNNPAFAVPYPTMNFGHISGGDAANRICACCELHMDIRPLPGMTLDNINELLHEALAPVSQRWPGRLSIDELHPPIPGYECPTDHHMVAVIEKLLGSRTEVVNYCTEAPFIQEVCPTLVLGPGSINQAHQPDEYLDTAFIEPTRKLLGQLVDHFCQQ; this is encoded by the coding sequence ATGAAATTACCTCCATTTATTGAGTTGTACCGGGCATTGATCGAGACAAAATCGATCAGTGCCACCGATGGTGCCCTCGATCAGAGTAATGAAGCATTAATCAACTTGCTGGCTGGCTGGTTCCACGATTTGGGGTTTCGCGTCGACGTCCAACCCGTGCCAGGCACCCGCAATAAATTCAACCTGCTGGCAAGCATCGGTGAAGGCAGCGGTGGCCTGTTGCTGGCAGGCCATACCGATACGGTACCCTACGATGAAGGCCGCTGGACACGAGATCCCTTTACCCTGACTGAGCACGACAACAAGCTATATGGATTGGGTACCGCTGACATGAAAGGCTTCTTTGCCTTTATCCTGGACGTAGTACGCGATATCGATGCCAGCAAACTGACCAAGCCACTGTATATTTTGGCAACAGCAGATGAAGAAACGACGATGGCTGGCGCACGTTACTTCGCAGCGTCTAACAAAGTTCGCCCGGATTTTGCCATTATTGGTGAACCCACTTCCTTGAAGCCGGTACGCGCACACAAAGGGCATATCTCCAATGCAATCCGTATCGTCGGCAAATCAGGGCATTCGAGCGATCCGGCCCGTGGAGTCAACGCGATCGACCTGATGCATGAATCCATCGGTCATCTGATGGAATTGCGTAAGACGCTACAAGAGCGCTACAACAACCCGGCGTTCGCTGTCCCCTATCCAACCATGAACTTCGGCCATATCAGCGGCGGTGATGCCGCTAACCGCATCTGCGCCTGCTGTGAGTTGCATATGGATATCCGCCCACTGCCAGGCATGACGCTGGATAACATCAACGAACTGTTACATGAAGCACTGGCACCTGTTAGCCAGCGTTGGCCGGGACGTTTGTCGATCGATGAACTGCATCCGCCAATCCCTGGTTACGAATGCCCAACCGATCATCATATGGTGGCCGTGATCGAAAAACTGCTGGGTTCACGCACCGAGGTTGTTAACTACTGCACTGAAGCACCATTTATCCAAGAAGTCTGTCCGACGCTGGTTCTAGGCCCGGGCTCGATCAACCAAGCGCATCAACCCGATGAGTATCTCGATACCGCGTTTATTGAGCCGACGCGCAAGCTATTGGGGCAGCTGGTCGACCATTTTTGCCAGCAATAA
- the ppc gene encoding phosphoenolpyruvate carboxylase: protein MNEQYSAMRSNVSMLGKLLGDTIKEALGEHILDRVETIRKLSKSSRAGNEAHRQELLSTLQNLSNDELLPVARAFSQFLNLTNVAEQYHSISPHGEAASNPEALAQLFVRLKDKQLSNKELQKAVNDLSIELVLTAHPTEITRRTLIHKLVEVNTCLSQLDHNDLADYERNKIMRRLRQLVAQSWHTDEIRKNRPSPIDEAKWGFAVVENSLWEGVPAFLREFSEQLENSIDYLLPVEAVPIRFTSWMGGDRDGNPNVTAEVTRHVLLLSRWKACDLFTRDIQVLVSELSMTECTPELRELAGGDEVQEPYRELMKRLRSQLMNSQAYLEGQLKGERVLRPHDLLENNEQLWEPLYACYQSLAACGMSIIANGQLLDTLRRVRCFGVPLVRIDVRQESTRHTEAIAELTRYLGLGDYESWSEADKQAFLIRELNSKRPLVPLKWEPSPETQEVLETCQVIAEAPQGSIAAYVISMARTPSDVLAVHLLLKEAGCPFALPVAPLFETLDDLNNADDVMTQLLSIDWYRGFIQGKQMVMIGYSDSAKDAGVMAASWAQYRAQDALIKTCEKAGVALTLFHGRGGSIGRGGAPAHAALLSQPPGSLKGGLRVTEQGEMIRFKFGLPEVTISSLALYTGAVLEANLLPPPEPKKEWRSLMDELSETSCKMYRAYVRENPDFVHYFRAATPEQELGKLPLGSRPAKRRPNGGVESLRAIPWIFAWTQNRLMLPAWLGAGAGLQEAVKAGKQEQLEAMCHDWPFFSTRIAMLEMVFAKTDLWLAEYYDQRLVDESLWPLGKQLREQLESDIKVILTIANDDNLMADLPWIAESIALRNVYTDPLNVLQAELLHRSRQQEQPDARVEQALMVTIAGVAAGMRNTG, encoded by the coding sequence ATGAACGAACAATATTCGGCAATGCGAAGTAATGTCAGTATGCTCGGCAAATTGCTCGGCGATACCATCAAAGAAGCGCTAGGCGAGCATATTCTCGATCGCGTTGAAACCATCCGTAAGCTTTCCAAATCTTCACGTGCCGGTAATGAAGCGCATCGACAGGAGTTGCTATCAACATTGCAAAACCTGTCTAACGATGAACTGCTACCCGTTGCCCGCGCCTTCAGCCAGTTCCTGAACCTGACCAACGTTGCCGAGCAATATCACAGCATTTCACCTCATGGTGAGGCTGCCAGTAATCCAGAAGCACTGGCCCAACTGTTTGTACGGCTTAAAGACAAACAGCTGAGTAACAAAGAGCTGCAAAAGGCAGTGAATGACCTTTCTATCGAGCTGGTACTCACGGCACACCCAACAGAAATTACCCGCCGTACCCTGATTCATAAACTGGTTGAGGTTAACACCTGCCTCAGCCAGCTAGACCACAACGATCTGGCTGACTACGAACGTAATAAAATCATGCGTCGTTTGCGTCAATTGGTTGCGCAATCCTGGCATACCGACGAGATCCGTAAAAATCGCCCATCGCCTATCGACGAGGCCAAGTGGGGCTTTGCGGTGGTGGAAAATAGCCTGTGGGAAGGGGTGCCTGCCTTCCTGCGTGAGTTTAGCGAGCAATTAGAAAATTCCATCGATTACCTCCTGCCGGTAGAAGCGGTACCCATTCGCTTTACCTCCTGGATGGGGGGCGATCGCGACGGTAACCCGAACGTAACGGCAGAAGTCACCCGTCATGTCTTGTTACTGAGCCGCTGGAAGGCCTGCGATCTGTTCACCCGCGACATTCAGGTATTGGTGTCCGAGCTATCGATGACCGAATGCACCCCTGAACTGCGTGAGCTGGCGGGTGGTGATGAGGTTCAGGAACCTTACCGCGAACTGATGAAGCGCCTGCGCAGCCAACTAATGAACTCTCAAGCTTATCTTGAAGGCCAGCTGAAAGGCGAGCGTGTGCTGCGCCCACACGACCTGTTGGAAAACAACGAACAGCTATGGGAACCGCTGTACGCCTGCTATCAATCATTAGCGGCCTGTGGCATGAGTATCATTGCCAACGGGCAATTGCTGGATACCCTGCGCCGCGTTCGCTGCTTTGGCGTACCGCTGGTTCGCATTGATGTGCGCCAGGAAAGCACCCGTCATACTGAAGCTATTGCTGAACTGACTCGTTATCTGGGATTGGGTGATTACGAAAGCTGGTCGGAAGCCGACAAACAGGCCTTCCTGATCCGCGAACTGAATTCCAAACGTCCGTTGGTGCCGTTGAAGTGGGAACCAAGCCCTGAAACTCAAGAAGTGCTGGAAACTTGTCAGGTTATCGCCGAAGCACCGCAAGGCTCAATCGCTGCTTACGTGATTTCTATGGCACGCACACCGTCTGATGTACTGGCCGTACACCTGTTGCTGAAAGAGGCGGGTTGCCCATTCGCGCTGCCGGTCGCCCCACTGTTCGAAACACTCGACGATCTGAATAACGCCGATGATGTCATGACGCAACTGCTGAGCATCGACTGGTATCGCGGCTTTATTCAAGGCAAGCAGATGGTGATGATCGGCTATTCAGATTCGGCAAAAGACGCTGGTGTGATGGCCGCCTCATGGGCGCAATACCGTGCACAGGATGCCTTGATCAAAACCTGTGAGAAAGCCGGTGTCGCACTGACCCTGTTCCATGGCCGTGGCGGTTCGATTGGCCGGGGTGGCGCACCTGCGCACGCGGCACTGCTGTCGCAACCACCGGGTAGTCTGAAAGGAGGCTTGCGCGTAACCGAGCAAGGCGAAATGATCCGCTTCAAGTTCGGTCTACCAGAAGTCACTATCAGTAGCCTAGCGCTCTATACCGGAGCCGTTCTGGAAGCTAACCTGTTGCCGCCGCCAGAACCAAAGAAAGAGTGGCGTTCGCTGATGGATGAGCTGTCGGAAACTTCATGCAAAATGTACCGCGCCTATGTGCGGGAAAATCCGGACTTCGTTCATTACTTCCGCGCTGCTACGCCAGAGCAGGAACTGGGGAAATTGCCGTTAGGTTCACGCCCAGCCAAACGTCGCCCCAATGGCGGAGTAGAAAGCCTGCGCGCCATCCCGTGGATCTTTGCTTGGACACAGAACCGTCTGATGCTGCCTGCATGGTTGGGTGCCGGTGCGGGTCTGCAGGAAGCCGTTAAGGCCGGTAAGCAGGAACAGTTGGAAGCTATGTGTCACGATTGGCCATTCTTCTCCACCCGTATCGCCATGCTGGAAATGGTGTTCGCCAAGACCGATCTGTGGTTGGCCGAATACTACGATCAGCGTCTGGTGGATGAGTCCCTCTGGCCGCTGGGCAAACAGCTGCGCGAACAGTTGGAAAGTGATATCAAAGTTATTCTGACCATCGCCAACGACGACAACTTGATGGCTGATTTGCCTTGGATTGCTGAGTCGATTGCATTACGCAACGTTTACACCGATCCGCTCAACGTCTTACAGGCCGAACTGTTGCACCGTTCACGCCAGCAAGAACAACCGGATGCGCGGGTCGAACAAGCGCTGATGGTCACCATTGCTGGTGTCGCTGCCGGAATGCGCAATACCGGCTAG
- the metF gene encoding methylenetetrahydrofolate reductase: MSFYHANQREALNQSLAEISGQINVSFEFFPPRTSEMEDTLWQSIDRLSNLKPKFVSVTYGANSGERDRTHSIIKGIKDRTGLDAAPHLTCIDASTAQLRDIAADYWNNGIRHIVALRGDLPPGGGKPDMYATDLVALLKDVGDFDISVAAYPEVHPEAKSAQADLINLKRKIDAGANRAITQFFFDVESYLRFRDRCVATGIDVEIVPGILPVSNFKQLQRFAAMTNVRVPNWMSSMFAGLDEDPETRKMVGANIAMDMVKILSREGVKDFHFYTLNRAEMSYAICHTLGVRPVAA, translated from the coding sequence ATGAGTTTTTATCACGCAAACCAGCGGGAAGCGCTGAATCAGAGTTTGGCAGAGATAAGTGGCCAGATTAATGTGTCGTTCGAGTTTTTCCCGCCGCGTACCAGCGAGATGGAAGATACCCTGTGGCAGTCAATTGACCGGCTGAGCAACCTCAAGCCTAAGTTTGTTTCCGTCACTTATGGTGCAAATTCAGGTGAGCGCGATCGCACTCATAGCATTATCAAAGGAATTAAGGACCGGACCGGCCTAGATGCAGCACCGCATCTGACCTGTATTGACGCCAGCACGGCACAACTGCGTGATATTGCCGCTGACTACTGGAACAACGGTATCCGCCATATTGTTGCTTTACGTGGCGATCTGCCACCGGGTGGAGGTAAGCCCGACATGTACGCTACCGATCTGGTTGCGTTGCTGAAAGATGTCGGTGATTTTGATATTTCTGTGGCAGCTTACCCGGAAGTGCATCCAGAAGCGAAAAGTGCACAGGCAGATTTGATCAACCTGAAGCGTAAAATTGATGCCGGAGCTAACCGAGCTATCACTCAGTTTTTCTTCGACGTAGAAAGTTATTTGCGTTTTCGTGACCGTTGCGTAGCCACGGGTATTGATGTGGAAATCGTGCCAGGTATTCTACCCGTGTCCAATTTCAAGCAGTTACAGCGTTTTGCGGCTATGACCAACGTGCGTGTACCAAACTGGATGAGCAGCATGTTTGCAGGTTTGGATGAAGATCCGGAAACCCGCAAGATGGTTGGTGCTAACATCGCCATGGACATGGTGAAGATCTTGAGCCGCGAAGGTGTTAAGGATTTCCACTTTTATACGTTGAACCGTGCGGAAATGAGTTACGCTATCTGCCATACTTTGGGTGTACGCCCAGTGGCGGCATAA